The Spirosoma foliorum genome has a window encoding:
- the rlmB gene encoding 23S rRNA (guanosine(2251)-2'-O)-methyltransferase RlmB has protein sequence MENRRNPRVNRPKHKTNNSRPQFRPEPDEMVFGIQSVIETLKSDQQIDKLYMDKELSNPDIQNLAFQKRVTIQRVPAERLDRFTRKNHQGVVCLIAQVQYVKLSNVIADVYERGEQPFFLLLDRITDVRNFGAIARTAECTGIQCIVIPGRGAAAINSDAMKTSSGALNHISVCREPDLTETVKYLQESGVTVVACTEKSSRDLYERSTDLTGPLAIIMGSEEDGISPELLRMVDTHVKIPLLGSVGSLNVSVATGVVLYEAVRQRSIAIEAA, from the coding sequence ATGGAGAACCGGCGCAATCCGCGAGTAAATCGCCCCAAGCATAAAACGAACAATTCCCGTCCGCAATTTCGTCCTGAACCCGACGAGATGGTGTTTGGTATTCAGTCTGTTATCGAGACCCTAAAGTCCGATCAGCAGATTGATAAGCTGTATATGGATAAGGAGTTGAGTAACCCCGATATCCAGAATCTAGCTTTTCAGAAACGGGTTACCATTCAGCGGGTACCTGCCGAACGCCTAGATCGATTCACCCGGAAAAACCACCAGGGCGTTGTTTGTCTGATTGCTCAGGTACAATATGTCAAGCTTTCAAACGTGATTGCCGATGTATATGAGCGCGGAGAGCAGCCATTTTTCCTACTACTTGACCGGATTACTGACGTTCGAAACTTCGGCGCAATTGCCCGTACGGCTGAATGTACAGGTATTCAGTGTATCGTGATACCCGGCCGGGGTGCTGCCGCAATCAATTCCGATGCCATGAAAACATCGTCGGGTGCACTGAACCATATTTCGGTTTGCCGCGAACCTGATCTGACCGAGACCGTGAAATATTTGCAAGAGTCAGGTGTTACAGTAGTAGCCTGTACCGAAAAATCGAGCCGTGATCTTTACGAACGAAGCACCGATCTTACCGGGCCGCTCGCCATTATCATGGGTTCGGAAGAGGACGGTATTTCACCTGAATTGCTACGGATGGTCGACACCCACGTCAAGATTCCACTATTAGGGTCAGTTGGCTCACTGAACGTATCCGTGGCTACCGGCGTGGTGCTTTACGAAGCGGTGCGTCAACGAAGTATAGCCATTGAAGCTGCCTAG